The sequence below is a genomic window from Zhongshania aliphaticivorans.
TTACTGGGATAATCGATTTAAAATAACCCTGCTCGCGAGCATGGGCAGCGCGCTGCTGGGACATCACCGCGTAGCGGTCAACATCTTCTCGGCTAAAGCCATCCATGGTGGCGATCATATCTGCGCCCAAACCCTGGGAGATGAAATAGCTTTTCATGGCCACCCACGGGTCGCCAGTAGCGCCACCGCTGGCGCCAATGCCGAGACGAGACATAGACTCGACGCCGCCCGCCGCTACTAAATCTTCGTAGCCAGCGGCAACCTTCGCCGCCGCGAGGTTCACTGCATCTAAACCGCCCGCACAGTAGCGATGTAACTGTGCGCCGGTGGTGCTGTCGTCCCAAGTGGAATAAACCAACGCCGCTTTGGCGATATTTTGGCCCTGTTCTTTTACGGGTTCACCACAGGCCAAGATCAAATCTTCGACCTTGCTGGTATCGAGGTCATGGCGAGACTTGAGGGCTTCGAGCAGGTTGGTCACCAGATCAATGGGTTTTACTTCATAAAGCGCGCCGCCGCGCTTACCTTTGCCGCGAGGGGTACGAATCGCATCATAAATAAATGCTTCTGCCATGGTTTGTCCTACCGAACTGAGAGTGAATTCACGGTGGCACTGCTGTGCACACGGTGGCCACAATGTACTGGGCACTCAGCTAGAGACAATGACATTTTCGGTCAAAGTACTGACAGATATTATAAAAATATTTAAATATCAGCATGTTATAGGTTATATACTATAAACTAACTGTGGCTTTCACGCTCATTTACGCGGTATTCACCTGGGGTCATCGCTGTCCACTTTTTAAAACAGCGATGAAATGCAGAGGGATCGGTAAAGCCCATTAGTGCCGCTACGGCGTTAATGGAAAGCTCAGAGTTACCGAGATAAGCCATCGCAGCATCGCGGCGACATTCATCCTTTAGTTGCTGGAAGGTGGTGCCCTCCTTCTTCAAACGTCGGCGCAGCGTCGGCGCAGACATATTAAGTGCCGCCGTAATACGCTCAAAACTCGGAAAGCCCTGGGAAAAATCATGGCCGATCATGGCCCGCACTCGCGCCACTAAACTGCCATCGTCACGGCTGCCACTCATTACCATCAATGGATACGGTGCTGCCCGCAAAAAGTCTTTCAGCGTGCGTTCATTATGTACCAAGGGATAGCTCAAATAACGCGTATCAAAAACAAACTCATCCCGTAACTGACCGTAGTAAACCGGACAGCCAAATAATTGCTGATATTTCGCTACTCTGGCTTTACCCACCGGCGCCTGACCGGCAAAACGCACTTCTTTCAACTCGATATTGCTGCCCACTAACCAACAGAAAAAGCGGTGCCAGATCGATAGACCGTAAATATCGGCGACATCCACCTGCAAACCTGCAAAGCCTTTTTTAACACTGCCGTAGCCCACGATTGCGCTGTCTTTACGGGTATCAAGGTAGATTTGCGCATCGGCATCGTAAAAAGTACGGAAAAATTCGCAGGCGCGCTTAATGGCGTTGCCCAGGTTTTCGCAGCTGATCAGGCAGTAACACATCATTCGGAAGGCGCCGGGGGTCAGATTTTTACCCAGCATTAAGCCAAAGGCTTCGTCTTGCACCAAACTCACAACTTGCTGATAGAGCTTGCTGTATTGCATCGCGGAAATCGTCGTTTGATACCCTGGCGAACGCTTGTTTAAGGGATTAAAGGCAATACCGGCAATATTAAGAATGCTGTGGTGTTCATAACCGCGCTCCGCCGCTAAATTGAGTAACGAACAAGCAAAGCGCGTTGGCACTGCCTCAAGATCCATTATTAAATGCCCTTACCCTGATTGCCAAAAAAAGCCCCATTCGCTGTAACACCCCAGTATAATCTCTGCTAAGTTGAATAAAATCGCGCCACTCTCGGAAATTGCCTAGGTAATCCACCCTATGACTGCACAGCGTTTTGATCTCATTCTCACCGGTGAACTCGCACCGGGCCACCCCCGTGATATCGCATTACAGCAGCTGGCAAACCTGTTTAAACGCCCCATCGATCAGGTCGAAAAATTACTCGCGGGCAAACCCAATCGCATTCGAAAAGACCTCGACGCCAACGAAATTAAACGCTACCAACAGGTTTTTGCCAAAATTGGGCTTATCGCTGTCGCCAAGCCCTGTAATACAGAAGGCCAAGCAAAGCCCCCAATACCGGCAGCTACGCCCGACTCTAGCTTGAGTTTAAGCCCCGAGGGCACCCCGGTTTTACGCGATAACGAACGCCCTGCGAGCACTGCCTCAGCCCCCGACACCAGTCACCTAAGCCTCGCGCAAAGCGGCGAAATCCTCAGCGATCAGCACGAGACACCCCCACTCCCGCAGCCAGACACGGAGCACCTCAGCCTCGGCGCGACCGGCGACGATCTTCTGCCCCCCAAGCCACCCGAGCTTGAAATTGACCTCGACGCGCTAACTGCCGACCTTAGCCTCAGTGAAGCCGGTACGCAAATATTGCCCGACAAGCCCGACGTAGCACATCAAGTACCCGATACCAGCCACTTAAAACTCAAGTAACTTGCTTATAAATTTTATTAACTAAGCTGCTCTGGCCGGGGAAAACGCAGGATAATCCGCAGCCCCGGTTTATTATCTTTGAGATCTATATAACCGTCGTGCAATTTCACCACCGCTTGCACTAAACTCAGGCCCAGGCCATTGCCGGGGTGCCGACTGCGACTGTGCTCAACGCGGAAAAAGCGCTGGAATACTTTTTCACGATCTTCCTCAGGAATACCAATACCGCTGTCGGCAACTTCGATACGCAAAACATTTTTTTCGACCGCTAAGCTCACCTGCACCTTGCCGCCTTCAGGGGTGTATTTAATGGCGTTATCCACCAAGTTTGCCACCGCTTGAAACAACAAATTGCGATCACCGTGAAAGCTGCCAACCTTTGCTAAACCAGTGTGAAACACCTGATTTTTCTCTGCTGACAAGGGCTCATATAATTCGATAACATCCGAGACCAGCGTGCACAAATCAACACTGGCAAAGCCTGAGCGCCGATTACCCGATTCCACTTGCGCAATTCGCAATAAGGCACTGAAAGTTCCCAGCAAGCCATCCGCTTCCTCAATCAGGGCTTCAACTTCCTCGCGATTACCTGGGTCTGCGCAGTTCTCATGTAAACTACTTAATTTATTTCGCAAGCGGGTGAGCGGCGTGCGTAAATCGTGGGCAATATTGTCGGAAACCTGTCGGACCCCGGTCATTAGGGCCTCGATTCGATCCAGCATTTGATTGACGTTTTCCGATAAACGCAGAAAATCACCAGTACTGCTATGAATATCAATCCGCTCGGTGAGGTCACCGGTCATAATACGACGCAGGGTAATATTGATGCGGTCAATCCGCTGTAAACTCAGTGCGGCGACAATGGTGCCACCAATGGTACCGAGCAAAATCGTGGCGACCATGCTGCGGGTCAAGGCACCGGCAACCAGCTTGGTGCTGTTCAGCACATCGGCATAGTGCCTTGCCACCAACACATGCTCACCACCGGGCAATTGCTTTGACCTGGCAATAAATTCGGTGCCGACGGAGTCGGCATCATCGAGCATGGATTCAAAGTTGAAGCCTAGCCAACCGTCCCTGTATTCCTCACTCTCGGGCCACTGATCGAGGTTGCCCGCAATTTTATTGAGATGCTCATCGCCAACAAAATAAAAAAACCGAATCAAGCGGTCGGGGCCACTGTGTATTTTTACAAAGTTTTCAACCGCCTGTTCACCACCTTCTTGATAAGCCTGGCTTAAAGAGCCGAGTTCCTCGGTAACCGAGTGATGTACTTCGGCAAAAAAGTCGTAGGCAATAAAGGCGTAGATAAGCGCCAAAACCATAAAAACGGCCAGGCTCAGCCACGCAACATAGCTGACCAAAAACCGGAAGGTAAAGCTGGTAAATATTTTACTGAGAATCATCCAACATATATCCAGCACCGCGCACGGTATTCAACAGAGGCTTGTCAAAACCCTTATCAATTTTCTGACGCAGGCGGCTGATATGAACATCAATGACATTGGTTTGGGGGTCAAAATGGTAGTCCCACACATTTTCTAGCAGCATAGTGCGCGTCACAACTTGACCAGCATGACGCATTAAATACTCGAGTAATTTGTATTCCCGAGGCTGCAAATTAAAGGCTTGCCCAGCCCGGGAGACCTTATGCGCCAACAAATCCATCTCTAAGTCGGCAACTTTAAGCCGCGTTACCGCCGACCCAGCTTCCTGCCTGCGCAGCATAACTTCAATGCGCGCCAATAATTCAGCGAAGGCAAAAGGCTTGACCAAATAGTCGTCTCCGCCTGCTTTTAGGCCTTTAACTCGGTCGTCAACCTCACCGAGGGCGCTTAAGATTAACGCTGGGGTGCTGTCATTGGCAGCGCGCAAGGTTTGAATAATCGTTAGGCCATCAACATAGGGCAGCATTCGGTCGACAATCAGCGCGTCATACTGCTCGGTGGTCGCCTGAACTAGGCCGGTTTTACCATCCGCAGCATGCTCAACCTGATAGCCGCTCTCGCGCAGGCCCTTCACTATGTACTCAGCCACACTGGCGTCATCTTCTATCAATAAAACCCGCATCTAGCTTACTTCCCTTCCGATTTTATTATTTATCTGTACCCATTAAGCCTCGCCCCTAGGCTAGCACCTAAGACTATTGCGACAAGACCCCAGCTAGCAAGGTAGATCTACTTATTCACCCACAGTATGCGGGCGAGTAAGCTTTATTCCAACAGTTACAAAACTGGCAATGGAGACTAACAGCAATGAATAATATAAAAAATGGCTGCCAGACGATTAAATACCGCTTCACCCTATGCAAGCAGCTTGCCCTGATTACACTTGCCGTTAGTTCTGGCAACTGCCTATCTCAGCACTGGGGCGTGCCGACGCCAAATGATATAACACTTCCCCACGATCAGAAACTCGGATACCAACCTACCCTCCGCTTTTGCGTTGAACGCGACAAAGATACCGGCAATTTCCAGGCATTTAATGCCAATCAAGCGCGATTTAATCAAGTCTGGATGGACCAAGACAATGCCAAGCAGGGCAGCGATGCCATTCATACCCTCGTTAAAATGGGCTTTAAGCGTTTATACAAATCATTTCATGAGCGCAGCAGAGGCGCCAAACGATTCCTACCAAACGAAGAAGGCAGTATTGCCGCACCTAGCTTCAGCCAGTACAAAACTGATTATATTGTGCACCTGCGCAGTGACTCCGTAACCCTCGGCGTTGCCATGGCCTTTTAGCAGGCAAGCCAAGCTTGCTCTGCTACAATACGGCGGTTTCTCACTTGGACTGCCCAGAATGACTGCCGAACTTCCCCCTCCAGGCGTATTTCGCCGCCTCGCCGCCATTGTGTATGACTGCTTTCTACTGTTTGCGGTGCTATTTGTCGCGACCTTAATCCCAGCTTTGTTATTTAGCCCCGACATAATGGCAAATGACGCCGCCAACGATAGCGTGGTGCACGAACTTAACTCCCCTCTTGGAGGCGGCCTATATCGCGCTTATCTCTTGAGCTTTATTATTGTGTTCTATGGCTGGTTTTGGCGAAAGAATGGCCAAACACTCGGCATGCAAGCTTGGCGAATTAAATTAGAAAGCATTGATGGCGGCCGACCCAGCTGGGGGCAATGCCTAATTCGACTTTGTGTTGCCGTACCCGCACTGGGCCTAGCGGGACTCGGATACTGGTGGATTTGGCTAGATCGCGACAGCTTAGCCTGGCACGACCGCGCATCTAAAACCCGTCTACGCTCACTCCCCAAAGCAGGGAAAAATAAACCGGTGGCTAAGCCCGCCGAGTAAGCATATACGTACCCGCCAAAAAGCACACAGCAATTGGCAGCAAACTGGCGTAAATGGGGTCGAAGCCGTACACCATACTGGACGGCCCCAGAATATCTTGCGCGGTGCGAAATACAATGCCGACCATTACCCCAACAAAGACCCGAAAGCCCATCGTAACATTACGCAGGGGACCAAAAATAAAGGATATAGCGACCAATACCATGCCCATGATTGTTAGCGGCTGAAGTAACTTATTCCAAAACGCCAACTCATAGTCACCGGCATTCAAACCCTGCTTTTTCAAGTAGCTCGCATAGCGCCACAAGCCACTAATTGATAAATCTTGAGGATCTAGAACCAAAATATTCAGCAATTCCGGCGACAAGCCGGAGTCCCATTCCAATTGACTGAAATGCTGTTGCTGCGCGCCCTTATCACTGAACTTAACGACCTTGGCGTCTTCTAGTGTCCAGTGACCATCAATGAAATAGGCTCGTTCAGCAAAGGTGTTTTGCTCAAGACGGCGGTCGTCGTCAAAACTAAAAATACTCACACCAAACAACACGCCATTGGGCTGCACCGCGTTAAAGTGCATAAATTGCTGCCCCTCACGATGCCACATGCCGTGCCGAGAATGCATGCTCGCTGTTTTTTGCAGCGCTACCGCGCGCTGACTTTCAGCGATTTGCTGAGACGCTGGCGCCACGAACTCCGCCACACACAAGCCCAATAATGTCAGCAAAATAGTCGGTTTAAGCACCGCCGATACCAACTGCCAGGTAGACACCCCAGCTGATCGCATAACGATCAACTCGCTGCTGCTGGCCAAGGCACCCAAACCAGACAGGCAACCAACGAGTGCGGCAAACGGCAGGTAATCATAAAAGCTGCCCGGCGAGATCATGGCTACGTATTTCAATACCGAGATAAAGGTGTAATCTCCGCGAATCTCCTTTAGCCCGTCGACCAGCTCAGACAAAAGATCAAGACCGACGATCACCAGCAATACCAGTATAATAGCCCCAGCTACCGTGCGCCCAATATAACGGTTGAGTTTACGCACGCCGACGCCTCCAGCTCAGCACCCAGTGACGGTGCATACTATCCCGGTAAAGTAGTAACAAACCCAAGACCAAAAATACGCTGTGCACTGCCCACATGCCGGGAAAAACCGGCCACTGGCCCTTAGCAATGGCGTCCCGCACCGCGTTGAGACAAACCAAATACACCATATAAATCATAAAAGCAGGAAACATTTTGCCAAAACGACCGCGGCGATGATCGGTTTTACTTAAGGACACCGCGATCAACGCGGCAATAGGCACCAGCAAGCCCAGTGAAACCCGCCATTGAATTGCCGCAATATCTTCTAAGGCCGAAGAACCCCAGAGTACTGAGGTGTCCTTGCCGTCTAACTCTTGGCGATAGGTCTTTTCTTCCGGGTCACGTATTAGCTGATCGAGACGACTAAAGCTGGTCACCTGATAGTCCATATCGCCAGACTGGCCAACATAGCGAACGCCGCTATCTAACACCAAATAGCGTTGGGCAGTAGAGTCGTCGACTTGGAAGCGGCCCTGCGCTGCCGTGACCAGCGACACCAGCGGCCTGCCGCCTGCCTGCACCGGTTCTGGCTGCGCAATAAACACACCGGACATGGTCTGATTGTCGCGATTCGCCTTTTCGATGTAGGTCACCCTACCCGTTGCCTTGTCGAGTCGAAAGCGCCCTTCTACCGCCGCCTTAACGCCAATTTCAGACTGGCTATCTGCCAGTAAATCGACATAGGCCTGAATACCAGAGGGTGTCAAAATCAAACTAATATAAGCAACGATACCGGCGGTAAATGCAGCGGGAATCATGGTGTAAATCAAAAGGCGGCGACGGCTCATGCCGCAAGCGCTCATTACGGTCATTTCGCTGTCGACGTATAAACGACCGTAAGAGAGTAAAATACCGATAAACAGACCTAAGGGGAGTACCACTTCTAAAAAATTCGGTAAACGGTAGAGCATGACTAATAAAAGCACATCGGGAGCGAAGTCACCTGAGGCCACTTGACCGAGGTACTTCACAAAACGTCCGCTCATAATAATAACCAGCAAGGTCAGCGTCACGGCAAACACCGTCTTCAGCATTTCGCTGGCAAGGTATCTAAATAATATCAAACAGCCATCTCTCCACCACCGTTCACCGTCAGTTTACCGCCAATCGCACAAAGCCTGCCCTGTCTTTGTCGCTAAGTATTTCACGCGCAGATGATACCCTTTACACTAAGCCCAGAACACTGCCTTTACACTGTACGGTTGCCAATACCCATAACCGGCCCATAATAATGGCATGCATTTTCAACAATCTGCCCACAGTCTGCGAGAGTATCCATGCAAATTAGCCTTAAGCCTTGTAAAGATCTTACCACCGTCAACACCGATTGCCTGATCCTTGTCACCGATGCAGCACTTAACTCAGAGCTGGCGCAGGCGGTGGACGCAGCCAGCGGCGGCGTGATCAGTCACATGCTAAAACGCGGCGACTTCAAGGCAAAGCTTGCAGAAACCCTGTATTTGCCAAATATCACCGGCCTTAAAGCACGGCGCTTATTAGTTGTCGGCAAAGGCGATAGCGAACTCAGTGACAGTGATTTCGACAAGATCATTCAAGCGACGTTTAGCGCCCCGGCGGCAGCGGATTGTAAAGATAGCTGCTACTTACTCGACAATATCAGCGTTACCGATCGTAAACCTGGCTGGCAGTATCAGCGCAT
It includes:
- a CDS encoding RDD family protein, encoding MTAELPPPGVFRRLAAIVYDCFLLFAVLFVATLIPALLFSPDIMANDAANDSVVHELNSPLGGGLYRAYLLSFIIVFYGWFWRKNGQTLGMQAWRIKLESIDGGRPSWGQCLIRLCVAVPALGLAGLGYWWIWLDRDSLAWHDRASKTRLRSLPKAGKNKPVAKPAE
- a CDS encoding response regulator transcription factor, giving the protein MRVLLIEDDASVAEYIVKGLRESGYQVEHAADGKTGLVQATTEQYDALIVDRMLPYVDGLTIIQTLRAANDSTPALILSALGEVDDRVKGLKAGGDDYLVKPFAFAELLARIEVMLRRQEAGSAVTRLKVADLEMDLLAHKVSRAGQAFNLQPREYKLLEYLMRHAGQVVTRTMLLENVWDYHFDPQTNVIDVHISRLRQKIDKGFDKPLLNTVRGAGYMLDDSQ
- the lptG gene encoding LPS export ABC transporter permease LptG — its product is MRKLNRYIGRTVAGAIILVLLVIVGLDLLSELVDGLKEIRGDYTFISVLKYVAMISPGSFYDYLPFAALVGCLSGLGALASSSELIVMRSAGVSTWQLVSAVLKPTILLTLLGLCVAEFVAPASQQIAESQRAVALQKTASMHSRHGMWHREGQQFMHFNAVQPNGVLFGVSIFSFDDDRRLEQNTFAERAYFIDGHWTLEDAKVVKFSDKGAQQQHFSQLEWDSGLSPELLNILVLDPQDLSISGLWRYASYLKKQGLNAGDYELAFWNKLLQPLTIMGMVLVAISFIFGPLRNVTMGFRVFVGVMVGIVFRTAQDILGPSSMVYGFDPIYASLLPIAVCFLAGTYMLTRRA
- the lptF gene encoding LPS export ABC transporter permease LptF, which translates into the protein MILFRYLASEMLKTVFAVTLTLLVIIMSGRFVKYLGQVASGDFAPDVLLLVMLYRLPNFLEVVLPLGLFIGILLSYGRLYVDSEMTVMSACGMSRRRLLIYTMIPAAFTAGIVAYISLILTPSGIQAYVDLLADSQSEIGVKAAVEGRFRLDKATGRVTYIEKANRDNQTMSGVFIAQPEPVQAGGRPLVSLVTAAQGRFQVDDSTAQRYLVLDSGVRYVGQSGDMDYQVTSFSRLDQLIRDPEEKTYRQELDGKDTSVLWGSSALEDIAAIQWRVSLGLLVPIAALIAVSLSKTDHRRGRFGKMFPAFMIYMVYLVCLNAVRDAIAKGQWPVFPGMWAVHSVFLVLGLLLLYRDSMHRHWVLSWRRRRA
- a CDS encoding AraC family transcriptional regulator, giving the protein MDLEAVPTRFACSLLNLAAERGYEHHSILNIAGIAFNPLNKRSPGYQTTISAMQYSKLYQQVVSLVQDEAFGLMLGKNLTPGAFRMMCYCLISCENLGNAIKRACEFFRTFYDADAQIYLDTRKDSAIVGYGSVKKGFAGLQVDVADIYGLSIWHRFFCWLVGSNIELKEVRFAGQAPVGKARVAKYQQLFGCPVYYGQLRDEFVFDTRYLSYPLVHNERTLKDFLRAAPYPLMVMSGSRDDGSLVARVRAMIGHDFSQGFPSFERITAALNMSAPTLRRRLKKEGTTFQQLKDECRRDAAMAYLGNSELSINAVAALMGFTDPSAFHRCFKKWTAMTPGEYRVNERESHS
- a CDS encoding sensor histidine kinase, with the protein product MILSKIFTSFTFRFLVSYVAWLSLAVFMVLALIYAFIAYDFFAEVHHSVTEELGSLSQAYQEGGEQAVENFVKIHSGPDRLIRFFYFVGDEHLNKIAGNLDQWPESEEYRDGWLGFNFESMLDDADSVGTEFIARSKQLPGGEHVLVARHYADVLNSTKLVAGALTRSMVATILLGTIGGTIVAALSLQRIDRINITLRRIMTGDLTERIDIHSSTGDFLRLSENVNQMLDRIEALMTGVRQVSDNIAHDLRTPLTRLRNKLSSLHENCADPGNREEVEALIEEADGLLGTFSALLRIAQVESGNRRSGFASVDLCTLVSDVIELYEPLSAEKNQVFHTGLAKVGSFHGDRNLLFQAVANLVDNAIKYTPEGGKVQVSLAVEKNVLRIEVADSGIGIPEEDREKVFQRFFRVEHSRSRHPGNGLGLSLVQAVVKLHDGYIDLKDNKPGLRIILRFPRPEQLS